A genomic segment from Sparus aurata chromosome 10, fSpaAur1.1, whole genome shotgun sequence encodes:
- the LOC115589399 gene encoding GTPase IMAP family member 1-like, whose amino-acid sequence MVLVFKAVNRTAPVYLQTLCEAETREEQEDEKVEVEEEEEEEEEAMEADTSRWRTKHGKLLWFPTHKESLPFFPPPILTAGPTSDVWFDDRLSCPDRCTRDKLALIKDLWSRWSIHLPELFNPGRDICIDEQLVPFSIIDGHYSFSVSNTRRIVILGETGAGRSSLANTIFGEKLFNVNHTFSSETTKCRAETRSVNGRSVTLVDTPGFFDTDRSEEELKPEIVSCITECPPGPHAFLIVLKVGVFTDQEQVGINIIEEYFSDDIFKYATAVFTHGDQLPEGQTIEKFVHNNRFLSDLVKKCGGRCHVVDNKYWREKPKNEYRSNQFQVEQLLKTIDKIVMENNGGCYTNEMLLRKRANSRVFRRLLIRLVVIGIGALLGAVGVTGTSGFPVVQQSCSCSRSCDRRCYRIFCM is encoded by the exons ATGGTGCTGGTCTTCAAGGCTGTCAACAGAACTGCCCCCGTCTACCTCCAAAccctg TGTGAGGCTGAGACGAGGGAGGAGCAAGAGGATGaaaaggtggaggtggaggaggaggaagaagaggaggaagaggcaaTGGAGGCTGACACTTCCCGATGGAGAACCAAACATGGGAAACTCCTGTGGTTTCCCACACATAAAGAGTCTCTGCCGTTCTTTCCCCCTCCTATCTTGACTGCAGGGCCGAC ATCAGACGTGTGGTTCGATGACAGACTGTCCTGCCCTGACCGCTGCACGAGAGACAAGCTGGCCCTGATCAAGGACCTGTGGAGCAGATGGAGCATCCACCTCCCTGAGCTGTTTAACCCAGGGAGGGACATATGCATTGATGAACAGCTGGTCCCTTTTAG tattattGATGGACATTATTCTTTTTCAGTGTCAAACACAAGGAGAATTGTCATCTTGGGAGAAACTGGAgccgggagaagcagcctggcTAACACCATATTTGGAGAAAAGCTCTTTAATGTCAACCACACTTTCAGCTCTGAAACAACCAAATGTCGAGCAGAAACCAGATCTGTCAATGGAAGAAGCGTCACTCTGGTCGACACTCCTGGTTTCTTTGACACAGACAGAtctgaggaggagctgaagcCTGAGATAGTGAGCTGTATCACAGAGTGTCCTCCTGGGCCTCATGCTTTTCTCATTGTGCTCAAAGTGGGTGTATTCACAGATCAGGAGCAGGTTGGAATAAACATAATAGAAGAATACTTTTCTGATGACATCTTTAAATATGCAACAGCTGTCTTCACTCATGGTGACCAGCTCCCTGAGGGACAGACAATTGAGAAATTTGTCCACAATAATAGGTTTCTGAGTGACCTGGTGAAGAAGTGTGGAGGACGGTGCCACGTTGTTGACAACAAATACTGGAGAGAAAAACCAAAGAATGAATACAGGAGCAACCAGTTCCAGGTGGAGCAGCTGCTCAAGACGATTGACAAGATTGTGATGGAAAACAATGGAGGCTGCTACACCAATGAGATGCTGCTCAGAAAGCGGGCTAACAGCAGAGTATTTAGGAGGCTTTTGATCAGATTGGTAGTCATTGGAATAGGCGCATTGTTAGGTGCTGTTGGTGTCACAGGAACTTCTGGATTTCCAGTCGTTCAGCAAAGTTGTAGTTGCAGTAGGAGCTGTGATAGGAGGTGTTACAGGATATTTTGTATGTAA
- the LOC115590499 gene encoding GTPase IMAP family member 7-like — translation MDVLNTRRIVILGKTGAGKSSLANTIFGEDEFKIYHTLSSGTTKCQANTRSVNGRRITLIDTPGFFDTHRSEEELKPEMVRCITECAPGPHAFLIVLKVERFTEHEQEVIKKIQENFSEDALKYAVIVFTHGDQLPEGETIENFVSQNKNLRDLVEKCGGRCHVVDNRYWKHNEEDDYRSNRFQVEELLNTLDKMTEANQGRCYTNEMLQAVKRAVEREEEHVRQSAGNLSQEEVVNEAKKSFIDNFLIRSAGVATGALLGALLGLAELATSNVRSVQDLTEFFRRATVAYAALESGVKGGQTGYAAAERAETTLEAVQKAASAVWSQSGFAADRITQ, via the exons ATGGACG tgttAAACACGAGGAGAATTGTCATCTTGGGAAAAACTGGAGCTGGGAAAAGCAGCCTGGCTAACACCATATTTGGAGAAGATGAGTTCAAGATCTACCACACTCTCAGCTCTGGCACAACCAAATGTCAAGCAAACACCAGATCTGTCAATGGAAGAAGAATCACTCTTATCGACACTCCTGGTTTCTTCGACACACACAGAtctgaggaggagctgaagcCTGAGATGGTGAGGTGTATCACAGAGTGTGCTCCTGGGCCTCATGCTTTTCTCATTGTGCTCAAAGTGGAGAGATTCACAGAGCATGAGCAGGAAGTCATCaagaaaatacaagaaaactTCTCTGAAGATGCACTAAAATATGCAGTGATCGTCTTCACTCACGGTGACCAGCTGCCTGAAGGAGAGACGATTGAGAACTTTGTCAGCCAGAATAAAAATCTGCGTGATCTGGTAGAGAAGTGTGGAGGCCGGTGCCACGTCGTTGATAATAGATACTGGAAGCACAATGAAGAAGACGACTACAGAAGTAACCGGttccaggtggaggagctgctcaaCACACTGGACAAGATGactgaggcaaaccaaggacgCTGCTACACCAATGAGATGCTGCAAGCAGTGAAAAGagcagtggagagagaggaggagcacGTGAGACAGTCAGCAGGAAACTTGTCACAGGAGGAGGTTGTAAATGAGGCTAAAAAGAGTTTTATTGACAACTTTTTGATCAGATCAGCAGGTGTTGCAACAGGTGCATTGTTAGGCGCTTTGCTTGGTCTGGCAGAGCTGGCTACATCAAATGTTAGAAGTGTTCAGGACCTTACAGAGTTCTTCCGAAGAGCGACAGTAGCATATGCAGCTTTAGAAAGTGGAGTAAAGGGAGGTCAGACAGGATATGCTGCAGCTGAAAGAGCAGAGACGACATTGGAGGCCGTGCAGAAGGCAGCGAGCGCTGTCTGGAGCCAATCAGGGTTTGCAGCAGATAGAATCACACAATGA